One genomic segment of Motacilla alba alba isolate MOTALB_02 chromosome 1A, Motacilla_alba_V1.0_pri, whole genome shotgun sequence includes these proteins:
- the GTPBP1 gene encoding GTP-binding protein 1 isoform X2, whose amino-acid sequence MAAAERSRSPVPGGSPVPACMFAPEPGSPGGRPRVAAAACPLRAAFDGEDGEALNGEPEIDLTSKLVMVSPTSEQYDSLLQQMSERIDEGCGETIYVIGQGSDGTEYGLSEADMEASYATLKSMAEQIEADVILLREHQEAGGKVRDYLVRKRVGDNDFLEVRVAVVGNVDAGKSTLLGVLTHGELDNGRGFARQKLFRHKHEIESGRTSSVGNDILGFDSEGNVVNKPDSHGGSLEWTKICEKSTKVITFIDLAGHEKYLKTTVFGMTGHLPDFCMLMVGSNAGIVGMTKEHLGLALALNVPVFVVVTKIDMCPANILQETLKLLQRLLKSPGCRKIPVLVQSKDDVIVTASNFSSERMCPIFQISNVTGENLDLLKMFLNLLSPRTSYREEEPAEFQIDDTYSVPGVGTVVSGTTLRGLIKLNDTLLLGPDPLGNFLPIAVKSIHRKRMPVKEVRGGQTASFALKKIKRSSIRKGMVMVSPRLNPQASWEFEAEILVLHHPTTISPRYQAMVHCGSIRQTATILSMDKDCLRTGDKATVHFRFIKTPEYLHIDQRLVFREGRTKAVGTITKLLQTTNNSPMNSKPQQIKMQSTKKGAVTKREDGVPTTGMSAGGPAAGDEAPSTAAAPLTPTALQPLSKVGGGGRRRGGQRHKVKSQGACVTPASGC is encoded by the exons ctggtgATGGTGAGTCCGACTTCAGAGCAGTATGACAGTTTGCTCCAGCAGATGTCAGAGAGGATTGATGAGGGATGTGGGGAAACCATCTATGTCATTGGACAAGGATCAG ATGGGACTGAGTACGGGCTGAGTGAGGCAGACATGGAGGCATCCTATGCCACGTTGAAGAGCATGGCAGAGCAGATCGAGGCAGACGTGATTCTCCTGAGGGAGCACCAGGAGGCCGGGGGCAAGGTGCGCGACTACCTGGTTCGGAAACGTGTGGGTGACAACGACTTCCTGGAGGTCAG AGTAGCAGTAGTTGGCAATGTGGACGCAGGGAAGAGCACCTTGCTGGGTGTCTTGACTCACGGCGAGTTAGACAACGGCCGGGGCTTTGCTCGGCAAAAGCTCTTCCGCCACAAGCACGAGATTGAGTCAGGCCGCACCAGCAGCGTGGGCAATGACATTCTGGGCTTTGACAGCGAGGGCAACGTGGTGAACAAACCTGACAGCCACGGTGGCAGCTTGGAATGGACAAAGATCTGTGAGAAATCCACCAAGGTCATTACTTTCATTGACCTGGCTGGTCACGAAAAATACCTGAAAACCACCGTCTTTGGCATGACCGGCCACTTGCCTGACTTCTGCATGCTTATG GTTGGGAGTAATGCTGGGATTGTTGGAATGACCAAGGAGCACTTAGGCCTGGCGCTTGCACTTAACGTTCCTGTCTTTGTTGTGGTGACCAAGATTGACATGTGCCCTGCCAACATCCTGCAAG AAACCCTGAAGCTGTTACAGCGACTGCTGAAGTCCCCAGGGTGCAGGAAGATTCCCGTGCTGGTTCAGAGCAAGGATGATGTCATTGTAACAGCCTCCAACTTCAGCTCAGAGAG GATGTGCCCAATTTTCCAGATTTCAAATGTTACTGGGGAGAATCTAGATTTGCTGAAGATGTTTCTTAATCTCTTGTCTCCACGGACCAGTTACAGGGAAGAAGAGCCAGCAGAATTCCAGATAGACGATACTTACTCTGTCCCG GGTGTAGGAACAGTTGTCTCTGGGACGACGCTGAGAGGCCTAATCAAGCTAAATGACActctgctgctggggccagATCCCCTTGGCAACTTCCTCCCTATTGCTGTCAAATCCATCCACCGCAAGAGGATGCCCGTCAAGGAGGTGCGCGGAGGCCAGACTGCCTCCTTTGCCTTGAAGAAG ATCAAGCGTTCTTCCATCCGGAAAGGCATGGTAATGGTGTCACCCCGCCTGAATCCACAAGCATCATGGGAGTTCGAAGCAGAGATTCTGGTGCTCCATCACCCCACCACCATCAGCCCACGATACCAGGCCATGG TGCATTGTGGCAGCATCCGTCAGACAGCCACAATTCTCAGCATGGACAAGGACTGCCTGCGGACAGGGGACAAAGCCACGGTGCACTTCCGCTTCATCAAAACCCCGGAATATTTACACATAGACCAGCGGCTGGTCTTCCGGGAAGGCCGCACCAAAGCTGTGGGTACCATCACTAAG CTACTCCAGACCACCAATAACTCACCAATGAACTCGAAGCCACAGCAGATCAAGATGCAGTCAACAAAGAAGGGAGCTGTTACAAAACGAGAGGATGGTGTTCCCACCACTGGGATGTCAGCTGGAggcccagcagctggggatgaGGCTCCCTCGacagctgcagcaccactgaCACCTACTGCCCTGCAACCATTG TCAAAAGTCGGAGGAGGAGGCCGTCGACGTGGGGGTCAGCGCCATAAAGTGAAATCTCAGGGAGCCTGTGTGACTCCTGCCAGTGGCTGCTGA
- the GTPBP1 gene encoding GTP-binding protein 1 isoform X1 → MAAAERSRSPVPGGSPVPACMFAPEPGSPGGRPRVAAAACPLRAAFDGEDGEALNGEPEIDLTSKLVMVSPTSEQYDSLLQQMSERIDEGCGETIYVIGQGSDGTEYGLSEADMEASYATLKSMAEQIEADVILLREHQEAGGKVRDYLVRKRVGDNDFLEVRVAVVGNVDAGKSTLLGVLTHGELDNGRGFARQKLFRHKHEIESGRTSSVGNDILGFDSEGNVVNKPDSHGGSLEWTKICEKSTKVITFIDLAGHEKYLKTTVFGMTGHLPDFCMLMVGSNAGIVGMTKEHLGLALALNVPVFVVVTKIDMCPANILQETLKLLQRLLKSPGCRKIPVLVQSKDDVIVTASNFSSERMCPIFQISNVTGENLDLLKMFLNLLSPRTSYREEEPAEFQIDDTYSVPGVGTVVSGTTLRGLIKLNDTLLLGPDPLGNFLPIAVKSIHRKRMPVKEVRGGQTASFALKKIKRSSIRKGMVMVSPRLNPQASWEFEAEILVLHHPTTISPRYQAMVHCGSIRQTATILSMDKDCLRTGDKATVHFRFIKTPEYLHIDQRLVFREGRTKAVGTITKLLQTTNNSPMNSKPQQIKMQSTKKGAVTKREDGVPTTGMSAGGPAAGDEAPSTAAAPLTPTALQPLPALDEEPHIREGNKSKVGGGGRRRGGQRHKVKSQGACVTPASGC, encoded by the exons ctggtgATGGTGAGTCCGACTTCAGAGCAGTATGACAGTTTGCTCCAGCAGATGTCAGAGAGGATTGATGAGGGATGTGGGGAAACCATCTATGTCATTGGACAAGGATCAG ATGGGACTGAGTACGGGCTGAGTGAGGCAGACATGGAGGCATCCTATGCCACGTTGAAGAGCATGGCAGAGCAGATCGAGGCAGACGTGATTCTCCTGAGGGAGCACCAGGAGGCCGGGGGCAAGGTGCGCGACTACCTGGTTCGGAAACGTGTGGGTGACAACGACTTCCTGGAGGTCAG AGTAGCAGTAGTTGGCAATGTGGACGCAGGGAAGAGCACCTTGCTGGGTGTCTTGACTCACGGCGAGTTAGACAACGGCCGGGGCTTTGCTCGGCAAAAGCTCTTCCGCCACAAGCACGAGATTGAGTCAGGCCGCACCAGCAGCGTGGGCAATGACATTCTGGGCTTTGACAGCGAGGGCAACGTGGTGAACAAACCTGACAGCCACGGTGGCAGCTTGGAATGGACAAAGATCTGTGAGAAATCCACCAAGGTCATTACTTTCATTGACCTGGCTGGTCACGAAAAATACCTGAAAACCACCGTCTTTGGCATGACCGGCCACTTGCCTGACTTCTGCATGCTTATG GTTGGGAGTAATGCTGGGATTGTTGGAATGACCAAGGAGCACTTAGGCCTGGCGCTTGCACTTAACGTTCCTGTCTTTGTTGTGGTGACCAAGATTGACATGTGCCCTGCCAACATCCTGCAAG AAACCCTGAAGCTGTTACAGCGACTGCTGAAGTCCCCAGGGTGCAGGAAGATTCCCGTGCTGGTTCAGAGCAAGGATGATGTCATTGTAACAGCCTCCAACTTCAGCTCAGAGAG GATGTGCCCAATTTTCCAGATTTCAAATGTTACTGGGGAGAATCTAGATTTGCTGAAGATGTTTCTTAATCTCTTGTCTCCACGGACCAGTTACAGGGAAGAAGAGCCAGCAGAATTCCAGATAGACGATACTTACTCTGTCCCG GGTGTAGGAACAGTTGTCTCTGGGACGACGCTGAGAGGCCTAATCAAGCTAAATGACActctgctgctggggccagATCCCCTTGGCAACTTCCTCCCTATTGCTGTCAAATCCATCCACCGCAAGAGGATGCCCGTCAAGGAGGTGCGCGGAGGCCAGACTGCCTCCTTTGCCTTGAAGAAG ATCAAGCGTTCTTCCATCCGGAAAGGCATGGTAATGGTGTCACCCCGCCTGAATCCACAAGCATCATGGGAGTTCGAAGCAGAGATTCTGGTGCTCCATCACCCCACCACCATCAGCCCACGATACCAGGCCATGG TGCATTGTGGCAGCATCCGTCAGACAGCCACAATTCTCAGCATGGACAAGGACTGCCTGCGGACAGGGGACAAAGCCACGGTGCACTTCCGCTTCATCAAAACCCCGGAATATTTACACATAGACCAGCGGCTGGTCTTCCGGGAAGGCCGCACCAAAGCTGTGGGTACCATCACTAAG CTACTCCAGACCACCAATAACTCACCAATGAACTCGAAGCCACAGCAGATCAAGATGCAGTCAACAAAGAAGGGAGCTGTTACAAAACGAGAGGATGGTGTTCCCACCACTGGGATGTCAGCTGGAggcccagcagctggggatgaGGCTCCCTCGacagctgcagcaccactgaCACCTACTGCCCTGCAACCATTG CCTGCACTGGATGAAGAGCCCCACATCCGTGAGGGCAATAAG TCAAAAGTCGGAGGAGGAGGCCGTCGACGTGGGGGTCAGCGCCATAAAGTGAAATCTCAGGGAGCCTGTGTGACTCCTGCCAGTGGCTGCTGA
- the GTPBP1 gene encoding GTP-binding protein 1 isoform X3 translates to MVSPTSEQYDSLLQQMSERIDEGCGETIYVIGQGSDGTEYGLSEADMEASYATLKSMAEQIEADVILLREHQEAGGKVRDYLVRKRVGDNDFLEVRVAVVGNVDAGKSTLLGVLTHGELDNGRGFARQKLFRHKHEIESGRTSSVGNDILGFDSEGNVVNKPDSHGGSLEWTKICEKSTKVITFIDLAGHEKYLKTTVFGMTGHLPDFCMLMVGSNAGIVGMTKEHLGLALALNVPVFVVVTKIDMCPANILQETLKLLQRLLKSPGCRKIPVLVQSKDDVIVTASNFSSERMCPIFQISNVTGENLDLLKMFLNLLSPRTSYREEEPAEFQIDDTYSVPGVGTVVSGTTLRGLIKLNDTLLLGPDPLGNFLPIAVKSIHRKRMPVKEVRGGQTASFALKKIKRSSIRKGMVMVSPRLNPQASWEFEAEILVLHHPTTISPRYQAMVHCGSIRQTATILSMDKDCLRTGDKATVHFRFIKTPEYLHIDQRLVFREGRTKAVGTITKLLQTTNNSPMNSKPQQIKMQSTKKGAVTKREDGVPTTGMSAGGPAAGDEAPSTAAAPLTPTALQPLPALDEEPHIREGNKSKVGGGGRRRGGQRHKVKSQGACVTPASGC, encoded by the exons ATGGTGAGTCCGACTTCAGAGCAGTATGACAGTTTGCTCCAGCAGATGTCAGAGAGGATTGATGAGGGATGTGGGGAAACCATCTATGTCATTGGACAAGGATCAG ATGGGACTGAGTACGGGCTGAGTGAGGCAGACATGGAGGCATCCTATGCCACGTTGAAGAGCATGGCAGAGCAGATCGAGGCAGACGTGATTCTCCTGAGGGAGCACCAGGAGGCCGGGGGCAAGGTGCGCGACTACCTGGTTCGGAAACGTGTGGGTGACAACGACTTCCTGGAGGTCAG AGTAGCAGTAGTTGGCAATGTGGACGCAGGGAAGAGCACCTTGCTGGGTGTCTTGACTCACGGCGAGTTAGACAACGGCCGGGGCTTTGCTCGGCAAAAGCTCTTCCGCCACAAGCACGAGATTGAGTCAGGCCGCACCAGCAGCGTGGGCAATGACATTCTGGGCTTTGACAGCGAGGGCAACGTGGTGAACAAACCTGACAGCCACGGTGGCAGCTTGGAATGGACAAAGATCTGTGAGAAATCCACCAAGGTCATTACTTTCATTGACCTGGCTGGTCACGAAAAATACCTGAAAACCACCGTCTTTGGCATGACCGGCCACTTGCCTGACTTCTGCATGCTTATG GTTGGGAGTAATGCTGGGATTGTTGGAATGACCAAGGAGCACTTAGGCCTGGCGCTTGCACTTAACGTTCCTGTCTTTGTTGTGGTGACCAAGATTGACATGTGCCCTGCCAACATCCTGCAAG AAACCCTGAAGCTGTTACAGCGACTGCTGAAGTCCCCAGGGTGCAGGAAGATTCCCGTGCTGGTTCAGAGCAAGGATGATGTCATTGTAACAGCCTCCAACTTCAGCTCAGAGAG GATGTGCCCAATTTTCCAGATTTCAAATGTTACTGGGGAGAATCTAGATTTGCTGAAGATGTTTCTTAATCTCTTGTCTCCACGGACCAGTTACAGGGAAGAAGAGCCAGCAGAATTCCAGATAGACGATACTTACTCTGTCCCG GGTGTAGGAACAGTTGTCTCTGGGACGACGCTGAGAGGCCTAATCAAGCTAAATGACActctgctgctggggccagATCCCCTTGGCAACTTCCTCCCTATTGCTGTCAAATCCATCCACCGCAAGAGGATGCCCGTCAAGGAGGTGCGCGGAGGCCAGACTGCCTCCTTTGCCTTGAAGAAG ATCAAGCGTTCTTCCATCCGGAAAGGCATGGTAATGGTGTCACCCCGCCTGAATCCACAAGCATCATGGGAGTTCGAAGCAGAGATTCTGGTGCTCCATCACCCCACCACCATCAGCCCACGATACCAGGCCATGG TGCATTGTGGCAGCATCCGTCAGACAGCCACAATTCTCAGCATGGACAAGGACTGCCTGCGGACAGGGGACAAAGCCACGGTGCACTTCCGCTTCATCAAAACCCCGGAATATTTACACATAGACCAGCGGCTGGTCTTCCGGGAAGGCCGCACCAAAGCTGTGGGTACCATCACTAAG CTACTCCAGACCACCAATAACTCACCAATGAACTCGAAGCCACAGCAGATCAAGATGCAGTCAACAAAGAAGGGAGCTGTTACAAAACGAGAGGATGGTGTTCCCACCACTGGGATGTCAGCTGGAggcccagcagctggggatgaGGCTCCCTCGacagctgcagcaccactgaCACCTACTGCCCTGCAACCATTG CCTGCACTGGATGAAGAGCCCCACATCCGTGAGGGCAATAAG TCAAAAGTCGGAGGAGGAGGCCGTCGACGTGGGGGTCAGCGCCATAAAGTGAAATCTCAGGGAGCCTGTGTGACTCCTGCCAGTGGCTGCTGA